From the Oryzias latipes chromosome 22, ASM223467v1 genome, one window contains:
- the pax9 gene encoding paired box protein Pax-9, giving the protein MEPAFGEVNQLGGVFVNGRPLPNAIRLRIVELAQLGIRPCDISRQLRVSHGCVSKILARYNETGSILPGAIGGSKPRVTTPTVVKHIRTYKQRDPGIFAWEIRDRLLADGVCDKFNLPSVSSISRILRNKIGNLTPQSQYEAGKPAPHAPPQPALPYNHLYSYPASKVPTPPGMPTLPGHMAMHRIWPSSHSVTDILGIRSITEQQNAEWIAHSEQLCHSTPHPSLPPSHPSVTLHGVQRHHVGLCDRTHVAAGQWQCSLSPQL; this is encoded by the exons ATGG AACCCGCCTTCGGAGAGGTCAACCAGCTCGGCGGGGTCTTCGTGAACGGCCGGCCGCTCCCCAACGCCATCCGGCTCCGGATAGTGGAGCTGGCCCAGCTCGGGATTCGGCCCTGTGACATCAGCCGGCAGCTGCGCGTCTCTCACGGCTGCGTCAGTAAAATCCTGGCGCGCTACAACGAGACCGGCTCCATCCTCCCGGGGGCCATCGGAGGCAGCAAGCCGCGGGTCACCACCCCCACCGTGGTGAAGCACATACGGACGTACAAGCAGAGAGACCCCGGGATTTTTGCCTGGGAGATCCGGGACCGGCTGCTGGCCGACGGGGTCTGCGACAAGTTCAACCTGCCGTCCGTGAGCTCCATCAGCCGGATCCTCCGCAACAAGATCGGGAATCTGACCCCGCAGAGCCAGTACGAGGCGGGCAAGCCCGCGCCGCACGCTCCACCACAGCCCGCGTTACCATACAACCACCTGTACTCATACCCCGCATCCAAGGTGCCCACCCCCCCGGGCATGCCCACCCTTCCCGGACACATGGCCATGCACAGGATTTGGCCCTCGTCGCACTCCGTCACGGACATTCTGGGGATCCGGTCCATCACGGAGCAGCAAA ACGCAGAGTGGATCGCCCACAGTGAGCAGCTCTGTCACAGCACCCCGCACCCCTCCCTGCCCCCCTCCCACCCCAGCGTCACCCTCCACGGGGTGCAGCGGCACCACGTCGGCCTGTGTGACCGGACCCACGTGGCGGCCGGCCAGTGGCAGTGCTCTCTGTCCCCACAGCTGTGA